The Sphingobacteriales bacterium genomic sequence CCTGCAAGTTTTGCCGTATAACCACTCAGAAAATAATACATTGTCTGATCTTTCGTGAGTTTTGCCACGGGGGGAAAGACCCCGAAAGCATCGGCAGTCAGGAAAATAATCTTTTTGGGATGAGTTCCTTTAGAGACAGGTTTGACAATATTATTAATGTGGTACAGAGGATAAGAAACCCTTGTATTTTCAGTTTTTGCCGCACTGCTGAAATCAATTTCACCTGTTTTTTCATCGTAAACAACATTTTCAAGCAATGCATCCCTGCGAATCGCATTATAAATATCAGGTTCTTTTTCTTTTGAGAGGTTGATACATTTGGCGTAGCATCCGCCTTCAAAGTTAAAGACACCTTCATCGTCCCAGCCATGTTCATCATCACCGATGAGGTAGCGGTCAGGATCAGCAGAGAGGGTTGTTTTTCCGGTACCTGAAAGTCCGAAAAAGATGGCCGTATCTCCATTTCTGCCCATATTGGCCGAACAGTGCATGGAAGCAATTCCTTTCAGTGGCAGGAAATAGTTCATGATACTGAAAAATCCCTTTTTAATCTCACCGCCATACCATGTACCCCCAATGACCGACATGCGCTCTTTTATGTTAAAAGCCACATACACATCAGAATTAAGTTTCTGCTGTTCCCAGTTGGGATTAACGGTTTTGCAGGCATTGAGCATAACAAAATCAGGAGTAAAATCTTTCAGTTCTTCCTCTGTCGGGCGGATAAACATATTTTTAACAAAATGAGCCATCCAGGCAACCTCGGTAATGACCCTGATTTTCAGTCTTGTATTTTCATTTGCACCGCAGTAGGCATCCATTACATAGAGATTTTTATTGCTAAGCTGACTGGCACTCAGAGCATGCAATTCATTCCATACTTCCTTCGAAATCGGTTTATTGTCAGACTTGTTGCCGGGAGCAGCCCACCATATATTGTCTTTCGACTCCTCATCAACAACTATGTATTTGTCTTTCGGGGAACGTCCGGTAAAAATACCCGTATCAACAGCAACTGCACCTAAGTTGGTAACAAAGCCTTTTTCATAACCTTCCAGCTCAGGATTGGTTTCATGTACAAAGAGTTCATCATAGCTGAGATTATAGTAAATTGTCTTTGTTTTTTGAATACCATAATCTTCCAGATGTTTTCGGATTTTTTCAACTAATTCTGCTTTCATTTTCTCAGATTTCTGTTTTGTTTATATTTCAAAAT encodes the following:
- the pckA gene encoding phosphoenolpyruvate carboxykinase (ATP); this encodes MKAELVEKIRKHLEDYGIQKTKTIYYNLSYDELFVHETNPELEGYEKGFVTNLGAVAVDTGIFTGRSPKDKYIVVDEESKDNIWWAAPGNKSDNKPISKEVWNELHALSASQLSNKNLYVMDAYCGANENTRLKIRVITEVAWMAHFVKNMFIRPTEEELKDFTPDFVMLNACKTVNPNWEQQKLNSDVYVAFNIKERMSVIGGTWYGGEIKKGFFSIMNYFLPLKGIASMHCSANMGRNGDTAIFFGLSGTGKTTLSADPDRYLIGDDEHGWDDEGVFNFEGGCYAKCINLSKEKEPDIYNAIRRDALLENVVYDEKTGEIDFSSAAKTENTRVSYPLYHINNIVKPVSKGTHPKKIIFLTADAFGVFPPVAKLTKDQTMYYFLSGYTAKLAGTERGVKEPMPTFSSAFGAAFLLLHPTVYARELARKMEEHGATAYLVNTGWIGGPYGVGKRIDIQATRNIIKAILDGTLDQAEYIELPTFGFNVPTHVPGVDPAILNPRKYWKYESAYVKQATELAEKFIENFQSFTDTDEGKRLVAAGPKNPYMKQFYEYYQNKINEMSQRHKEEIARLKDQIFILQESFSDYISFNSIDSEYKNRAINRYIPVSFFISCHDENKLKDFDSDVHDILSAGGFDFYLSESKEPDLHRFLGISKERINLRQQYQLMEKIGHAFICENPKSTLEKKVEAFKKKVANHHEVILKVGPVLIVKNPESETGMDYYTANLSIASMIHIDKQPGILKETSRIFRELNVF